One genomic window of Streptomyces sp. NBC_01276 includes the following:
- a CDS encoding NUDIX hydrolase, translated as MGRTEYYNDPAAPKANTLIPASNLLVVDSSGAILLQRRRDTGQWALPGGAQDIGETAAQCAVRECLEETGIEAEITGFLGVYTNPRHIVAYTDGEIRQQYENTYIGRPVGGEPTINDEADGVRFIQPADLDRYNIHASMRQQIGDYLAGTYPYIG; from the coding sequence ATGGGCAGGACTGAGTACTACAACGACCCCGCCGCGCCCAAAGCAAACACACTCATCCCCGCCAGCAACCTGCTCGTCGTCGACAGCAGCGGCGCCATCCTGCTCCAGCGTCGCCGCGACACCGGCCAGTGGGCCTTGCCCGGCGGAGCCCAGGACATCGGCGAGACCGCAGCCCAGTGCGCCGTGCGTGAATGCCTGGAGGAGACCGGCATCGAAGCCGAGATCACCGGCTTCCTCGGGGTCTATACCAACCCCCGCCACATCGTCGCCTACACCGACGGCGAGATCCGCCAGCAGTACGAGAACACCTACATCGGCCGTCCGGTCGGCGGCGAGCCCACCATCAACGACGAGGCCGACGGCGTCCGCTTCATCCAGCCCGCCGACCTCGACCGCTACAACATCCACGCCAGCATGCGCCAGCAGATCGGCGACTACCTCGCCGGCACCTACCCCTACATCGGCTGA
- a CDS encoding HAD family hydrolase — MCLLWARRGRCSTQSCPYAAVPSWLGVQGPNTVIIGDSLEGVRTGIEGGALIIGVASGKTTVDELTEAGTDVVLESLEDTAQGLCE, encoded by the coding sequence GTGTGTTTGCTTTGGGCGCGGCGGGGTCGTTGTAGTACTCAGTCCTGCCCATATGCGGCGGTCCCCTCTTGGTTGGGAGTCCAGGGCCCCAACACAGTGATCATCGGAGATTCCCTCGAGGGTGTCCGCACAGGCATCGAAGGTGGAGCCCTCATCATCGGTGTCGCCTCCGGCAAGACCACTGTCGACGAACTGACCGAAGCGGGCACAGATGTTGTACTCGAAAGCCTTGAGGACACAGCCCAGGGGTTGTGCGAGTGA
- a CDS encoding creatininase family protein, translating to MRVHSLTWPEYAERIHDHLVVLPIGAIEAHGPHLPLGTDTILAGHLADQLATRVPALVLPPLAYGFKTDPLRAGGEFPGMTNLRATTMTGVVQDILTASYRHGARCFLILHGHIANTAAVFDAADTFLTQAPDARIMAAAWWDFAPEDTRNEIAAETGVPRTEDHHAALVETSLTMHVAPEDVRAHLLADDDVPRRPSYLILPAPEDTKTKTGVIYRASKATPEIGARLMPAIIDNLTEAVKTELAS from the coding sequence ATGCGCGTTCACAGCCTCACCTGGCCCGAATACGCCGAACGCATCCACGACCACCTCGTGGTCCTGCCGATCGGCGCCATCGAAGCCCACGGCCCGCACCTGCCGCTCGGCACCGACACCATCCTGGCCGGGCACCTTGCCGATCAGCTGGCCACACGCGTCCCCGCGCTCGTGTTGCCCCCGCTCGCCTACGGCTTCAAGACCGACCCTCTCCGGGCCGGCGGCGAGTTCCCCGGCATGACCAACCTCCGCGCCACCACCATGACCGGCGTCGTCCAGGACATCCTCACGGCTTCATACCGCCATGGTGCCCGCTGCTTCCTCATCCTGCACGGCCACATCGCGAACACCGCCGCCGTCTTCGACGCCGCCGACACCTTCCTCACCCAGGCCCCCGACGCCAGAATCATGGCCGCGGCCTGGTGGGACTTCGCCCCGGAGGACACTCGCAACGAGATTGCCGCAGAGACCGGAGTCCCGCGCACCGAAGACCACCACGCGGCCCTCGTCGAAACCAGCCTCACCATGCACGTCGCACCCGAGGACGTTCGTGCCCACCTGCTGGCCGACGACGACGTCCCCCGCCGCCCGAGCTACCTGATCCTCCCCGCCCCCGAAGACACGAAGACCAAGACCGGCGTCATCTACCGCGCCAGCAAGGCCACACCCGAAATCGGGGCACGCCTCATGCCGGCCATCATCGACAACCTCACCGAGGCCGTGAAGACCGAACTGGCGTCGTAA
- a CDS encoding radical SAM/SPASM domain-containing protein, with protein sequence MLPNRLQTDPYLTCVRPGDRPSVIYMTDTKGPTWPVITDSGTAAFGVIGLDRRVDWHHDRAALAALEKAATAPIDTSVLVAEFGQATVGQLVAKGWLQAPDDLCREYRLLTGQVEISAHCNWGCRSCPVSTDPKPRATMPMDLFTEIIGKLAPYETVKFVTFHFFNEPTLDRHFTDRVEVLREHGMKLSLFSNVSALTPAKIKAIGDADVLYDLIVNLPSLDPAEFRTLTGARTFHTSLANLDAAIDAGWPVKIAVNGVGDDVYRNVEAIKKRYEHRGVTVYATQASDRAGELANEFAQNLHITGPLTGCSWPVNHAYFSVTGDLFICCNDYHQREVFGNIRDSSLHDIMTSPAAVQVRRRVFGVQEAPDDYICRGCHDQKPDFPHRQFRPLHAFPLLNTNTASRACPKAG encoded by the coding sequence GTGCTGCCCAACAGGCTGCAGACCGACCCGTACCTGACCTGCGTCCGCCCCGGCGACCGGCCGTCGGTCATCTACATGACCGATACCAAGGGCCCCACTTGGCCCGTGATCACCGACTCCGGCACCGCCGCCTTTGGCGTGATCGGTCTCGACCGCCGCGTCGACTGGCACCACGACCGCGCGGCCCTTGCAGCCCTGGAGAAAGCGGCCACGGCGCCCATCGACACCAGCGTCCTCGTCGCCGAGTTCGGGCAGGCGACGGTGGGGCAACTGGTGGCCAAGGGCTGGCTCCAGGCCCCCGACGACCTGTGTCGCGAGTACCGGCTGCTGACCGGGCAGGTCGAGATCAGCGCCCACTGCAACTGGGGCTGCCGCTCCTGCCCGGTCTCCACAGACCCCAAGCCCCGCGCCACGATGCCGATGGACCTCTTCACGGAGATCATCGGCAAGCTCGCCCCGTACGAGACCGTCAAGTTCGTCACGTTCCACTTCTTCAACGAGCCCACCCTCGACCGGCACTTCACCGACCGCGTCGAGGTCCTGCGCGAGCACGGCATGAAGCTGTCCCTGTTCAGTAACGTCAGTGCCCTTACCCCGGCCAAGATCAAGGCGATCGGGGACGCCGACGTCCTGTACGACCTGATCGTCAACCTGCCCAGCCTCGACCCGGCCGAGTTCCGCACCCTGACCGGAGCCCGCACTTTCCACACCAGCCTCGCCAACCTCGACGCGGCCATCGACGCCGGCTGGCCGGTGAAGATCGCAGTGAACGGCGTCGGTGACGACGTGTACCGCAACGTCGAGGCGATCAAGAAGCGCTACGAGCACCGCGGCGTGACCGTGTACGCCACTCAAGCCAGCGACCGTGCCGGCGAACTCGCCAACGAGTTTGCCCAGAACCTCCACATCACCGGGCCCCTGACCGGCTGCAGCTGGCCGGTCAACCACGCCTACTTCTCCGTGACCGGCGACCTGTTCATCTGCTGCAACGACTACCACCAGCGGGAGGTCTTCGGAAACATCCGCGACAGCTCCCTGCACGACATCATGACCAGCCCCGCCGCCGTCCAGGTCCGGCGCAGGGTTTTCGGCGTCCAGGAGGCCCCCGACGACTACATCTGCCGCGGCTGTCACGACCAGAAGCCCGACTTCCCGCACCGGCAGTTCCGGCCCCTGCACGCCTTCCCGCTCCTCAACACCAACACGGCCAGCCGGGCCTGCCCGAAGGCCGGGTGA
- a CDS encoding transcriptional regulator — MREISHLRQDDMATLTGLSQPFLSMLESGARRLANIDKIVCLLDGLQAPLELTGLILRTQVDSALVG, encoded by the coding sequence GTGAGGGAGATCAGCCACCTTCGACAGGATGACATGGCCACGCTAACTGGGCTGAGTCAGCCATTCTTGTCGATGCTGGAATCGGGTGCGCGCCGCCTGGCCAACATCGACAAGATCGTCTGCCTGCTTGATGGCCTGCAGGCCCCACTCGAACTCACTGGCTTGATCCTGCGGACGCAGGTCGACTCGGCTCTGGTCGGCTAG
- a CDS encoding XRE family transcriptional regulator encodes MIDDRPSWARRMESERAARGWSPLDAARAMRAHSTHELSDDRALARSWRRWESGAVAPRDHKALIAAVFGTTTHAFFPVDHRRDGSVEVRDVSGMDTVEIVARLRASDIDEATLDALRITVDRLCTEYAYMPGDQLLVEGRAWLNRVVSMQHQRLTLAQHREVLFLAGMLTLLVGCVEYDGGGDTRSHAEATRQAALSIGHEVGHTGIQGWAHEMRAWFALTNGDMRGVIAAADAGLAAAPSESVAVQLLAQKAKAWARIGDRRQTEVALDAGRTLLESMPYPENVQNHFVVDPNKWDFYSMDCYRKVGDNQIAETLAREVLQAGVDFDGTERSPMRNAEARITLGVVAAREGDLGAALTYGEQALRSDRQSLPSLSMVAGDLAAVLTQRYHSDPQAREFVQYMRALGSR; translated from the coding sequence ATGATCGACGACCGCCCCAGCTGGGCGCGACGCATGGAGTCCGAGCGTGCGGCTCGCGGCTGGAGCCCTCTCGACGCTGCCCGCGCCATGCGCGCTCACTCAACCCATGAGCTGTCCGACGACAGGGCCCTCGCGCGATCGTGGCGCCGCTGGGAGTCCGGCGCAGTCGCGCCACGAGACCACAAGGCTCTGATCGCAGCCGTCTTCGGCACAACCACCCACGCGTTCTTCCCAGTGGACCACCGTAGGGACGGAAGCGTCGAGGTGAGGGATGTCTCAGGGATGGACACCGTCGAGATCGTCGCACGGCTGCGGGCTTCAGACATCGACGAAGCCACCTTGGACGCACTCCGCATCACAGTCGACAGGCTCTGTACGGAGTACGCCTACATGCCTGGCGATCAGTTGCTAGTCGAGGGCCGGGCGTGGCTCAACCGAGTCGTCAGCATGCAGCACCAGCGACTCACACTCGCACAGCACCGTGAGGTGCTCTTCCTCGCAGGGATGCTCACCTTGCTCGTGGGATGCGTGGAGTACGACGGCGGGGGTGACACCCGCAGCCACGCGGAGGCCACCCGGCAAGCAGCCCTGTCGATTGGCCACGAGGTCGGACACACAGGGATTCAGGGGTGGGCTCACGAAATGCGCGCATGGTTCGCCCTCACGAACGGAGACATGCGCGGTGTAATCGCCGCCGCCGACGCCGGTCTCGCCGCCGCACCCAGCGAATCCGTGGCTGTCCAGCTACTGGCACAGAAGGCCAAGGCATGGGCAAGGATCGGAGATCGGCGTCAGACAGAAGTCGCACTCGATGCCGGCCGGACTCTCCTTGAGTCCATGCCTTATCCGGAGAATGTGCAGAACCACTTCGTGGTAGACCCGAACAAGTGGGACTTCTACTCCATGGACTGCTATCGCAAGGTCGGCGACAACCAGATCGCCGAGACTCTGGCGCGCGAAGTCCTCCAGGCCGGGGTGGATTTTGACGGGACGGAGCGTTCCCCCATGCGCAATGCCGAGGCCCGCATCACCCTGGGAGTCGTTGCGGCGCGGGAAGGTGATCTAGGAGCTGCCCTCACGTACGGCGAACAGGCACTGCGTAGTGATCGACAGTCGCTGCCTTCGCTGAGCATGGTCGCTGGCGACCTGGCTGCTGTCCTCACCCAGCGGTACCACAGTGATCCCCAAGCACGCGAGTTCGTTCAGTACATGCGTGCTCTGGGCTCTCGCTGA
- a CDS encoding SAM-dependent methyltransferase has translation MAQSLEIEPIGIVVGGRTEPTDDHWGGPAIIRLNPDFPAEVVKGLEEFSHLVVVWHFHKASPTDVALHARSPRNNLDWPPTGTFVHRNHRRPNQLAQSFPRLVKVEGLDLHVVDLDAIDGTPIYDVAPYFQEMGPRGEVREPNWPAEMLADYWE, from the coding sequence ATGGCACAGTCGCTGGAAATCGAACCGATCGGCATTGTCGTCGGAGGCCGGACCGAGCCCACGGACGATCACTGGGGTGGTCCCGCGATCATCCGGCTGAACCCCGACTTCCCGGCGGAGGTCGTCAAGGGCCTGGAGGAATTCTCGCATCTCGTGGTGGTGTGGCACTTCCACAAGGCATCCCCGACCGATGTCGCCCTCCACGCGCGAAGCCCCCGTAACAACCTGGACTGGCCGCCCACCGGGACCTTCGTCCACCGCAACCACCGTCGACCGAACCAGCTCGCGCAGTCCTTCCCCCGGCTCGTGAAGGTCGAGGGCCTGGACCTGCACGTCGTAGATCTCGACGCGATCGACGGCACACCCATCTACGATGTCGCGCCCTACTTCCAAGAGATGGGACCACGCGGGGAGGTACGAGAGCCGAACTGGCCGGCCGAGATGCTGGCTGACTACTGGGAATGA
- a CDS encoding methyltransferase domain-containing protein has translation MTAACLYCRHIAAASPGYTVRPALRDLGSPAPRCGLHWRHTCQVCQQPRHFMAIAYCPKADAYFCDSCATGIETVPASFHGWGYYFRYRSPWSGEPEPSLDWLEYERRHPALLRGPSPAAVSAERWLPRPTGAEAQQPADLADVDVHALWDKNARPWDAAFDDHGDKHRKYVTDEPMLALLGPAHGRRILDLGCGNGYLCRSLARAGAHVTGVDVSEEMIRTAAAYEEAAPLGIRYLVASATALQGLTDASFDAIVCNHVLTSVDDYETALAEAHRVLHPSGRMTAVISHPCFSCGPRRWQPPAVDSPRPEEATGYLVDYYLDPGAHLLDDWPGFSPVPYFHRPLTAYWRAFRAAGFDIEDFTEPGPTSEARAQLAPWEYDQAERIPLSCIFQLAPT, from the coding sequence ATGACCGCCGCCTGCCTCTACTGCCGCCACATCGCCGCAGCGTCTCCCGGATACACCGTTCGCCCCGCGCTGCGGGACCTCGGCTCGCCGGCCCCGCGGTGCGGCCTCCACTGGCGCCACACCTGCCAGGTCTGCCAACAGCCCCGCCACTTCATGGCCATCGCGTACTGCCCGAAGGCCGACGCCTACTTCTGCGACAGCTGCGCCACGGGCATCGAGACCGTCCCGGCATCGTTCCACGGCTGGGGCTATTACTTCCGCTACCGCTCGCCGTGGTCCGGTGAGCCGGAGCCGTCGCTGGACTGGCTGGAGTACGAACGCCGCCACCCGGCGCTGCTTCGCGGGCCCAGCCCGGCCGCAGTCTCGGCCGAACGCTGGCTGCCGCGTCCCACCGGCGCGGAGGCCCAGCAGCCAGCCGACCTCGCCGACGTCGATGTCCACGCGCTGTGGGACAAGAACGCCCGGCCGTGGGACGCCGCCTTCGACGACCACGGCGACAAGCACCGCAAGTACGTCACCGATGAGCCCATGCTCGCCCTGCTCGGACCTGCCCACGGCCGCCGGATCCTGGACCTCGGGTGCGGCAACGGCTACCTGTGCCGGAGCCTGGCCCGAGCCGGCGCTCACGTCACTGGTGTCGACGTGAGCGAGGAGATGATCCGGACAGCGGCCGCGTACGAAGAGGCCGCCCCGCTCGGCATCCGCTACCTCGTTGCGTCGGCCACCGCCCTTCAGGGCCTCACTGATGCCTCCTTCGACGCGATCGTCTGTAACCACGTCCTGACTAGCGTCGACGACTACGAGACCGCTCTGGCCGAGGCCCACCGGGTCCTGCACCCCAGCGGTCGGATGACCGCGGTGATCAGCCACCCCTGCTTCTCCTGCGGCCCGCGCCGCTGGCAGCCACCGGCCGTCGACTCCCCCAGACCGGAGGAGGCCACCGGCTACCTCGTCGACTACTACCTCGATCCGGGTGCCCACCTGCTGGACGACTGGCCCGGCTTTTCGCCTGTGCCGTACTTCCACCGGCCGCTCACCGCATATTGGCGGGCATTCCGCGCTGCCGGCTTCGACATCGAGGACTTCACCGAACCCGGCCCCACCAGTGAAGCCCGCGCCCAGCTCGCGCCCTGGGAGTACGACCAGGCAGAGCGCATCCCGCTGTCCTGCATCTTCCAACTCGCCCCGACCTGA
- a CDS encoding AAA family ATPase, whose product MTSPTLVVVSGPAGTGKTTLAHEIARSLGCPAVCRDEIKEGMVHSTPGFEASTGDPLTKRTLTVFFDVLRTMLEAGVTVVAEAAFQDKLWRPNLEPLAEIADIRVVRCTVDSAVAHERIVRRAEESAQRAAHADQELLKAIRNGERPLESWVPIAMDVPTLLVDTSDGYGPGLGEIVAFAGRPAANCKG is encoded by the coding sequence ATGACGTCTCCGACCCTGGTTGTGGTAAGTGGTCCTGCAGGTACCGGCAAGACCACGCTGGCACATGAGATCGCCCGGTCGCTGGGCTGTCCGGCGGTGTGCCGGGATGAGATCAAGGAGGGGATGGTCCACTCCACGCCGGGCTTCGAGGCGAGTACGGGCGATCCGCTGACCAAGCGGACGCTGACCGTGTTCTTCGACGTGCTGCGGACCATGCTGGAGGCAGGCGTCACCGTGGTGGCAGAGGCGGCGTTCCAAGACAAGTTGTGGCGGCCAAACCTGGAGCCATTGGCGGAGATCGCGGATATCCGGGTGGTTCGGTGCACCGTGGACAGTGCGGTGGCGCACGAGCGTATCGTGCGGCGAGCCGAGGAGAGCGCCCAGCGGGCAGCCCACGCCGACCAGGAGCTGTTGAAGGCGATCCGCAACGGCGAGCGGCCTCTGGAGTCGTGGGTCCCGATCGCGATGGACGTGCCGACGCTGCTAGTGGACACGAGTGACGGCTACGGGCCGGGACTCGGGGAGATTGTGGCGTTCGCTGGGCGGCCGGCGGCCAACTGCAAGGGCTGA